From one Idiomarina sp. X4 genomic stretch:
- the ftsE gene encoding cell division ATP-binding protein FtsE — translation MIRFEQVSKTYRGGHQALSHVDFHVKPGEMAFLTGHSGAGKSTLLKLISLMERPTAGRVLINGHDLRNIKPSQVPYVRRDIGMIFQDHRLLMDKTVFDNVALPLIIEGYSVQEARKRVQAALDKVGLGDKVKHYPQMLSGGEQQRVGIARAIVTKPPLLLADEPTGNLDPKLSMEIIRLFEEFNKVGVAVLIATHDLGLIARLRYRTLTLKDGRMINDGLEDNEL, via the coding sequence ATGATCCGCTTTGAGCAAGTCAGTAAAACCTACAGGGGAGGTCATCAGGCGTTAAGCCATGTTGATTTCCACGTAAAACCGGGTGAAATGGCGTTCTTAACCGGTCACTCCGGGGCGGGGAAAAGTACCTTGCTGAAGCTCATTAGTTTGATGGAGCGCCCGACTGCGGGACGCGTGCTGATTAACGGCCATGACCTAAGAAACATTAAGCCGTCACAAGTGCCTTATGTGCGCCGCGACATAGGCATGATTTTTCAGGATCACCGGTTGCTCATGGACAAAACGGTGTTCGATAATGTGGCTTTACCGCTCATTATTGAAGGCTATAGCGTCCAGGAAGCGCGCAAACGAGTGCAGGCGGCCTTGGATAAAGTTGGTCTGGGGGACAAGGTTAAGCATTACCCGCAAATGCTGTCTGGCGGTGAACAACAGCGAGTGGGAATTGCCCGCGCCATTGTCACGAAACCCCCCTTACTACTTGCCGATGAGCCTACCGGTAACCTTGACCCTAAGTTGTCGATGGAAATTATCCGTCTGTTTGAGGAATTTAATAAGGTTGGCGTGGCCGTGCTTATTGCCACACACGATCTGGGACTCATTGCGCGACTACGTTATAGAACGCTGACGTTGAAAGATGGCCGTATGATCAACG
- the ftsY gene encoding signal recognition particle-docking protein FtsY, with translation MSMFSLFKKKRDKKESEVEKPEEETVVEDQPDGERQAEPEACEKEPAKEPEKAPEELPSAAEDCAQVTAESHAQQPVPEESATEEPKKAETPKAEPVETKTQEKGQKKGFWARLTQGLRKTSGSIGSGLIGVFRGKKIDDDLFEELETQLLMADLGVATTTKIIDNLTQQADRKQLKDAEALYELLQEQLADILKPVDKPLEIPKSDSPYVILMTGVNGVGKTTTIGKLAKQFKAEGKSVMLAAGDTFRAAAVEQLQVWGERNDIPVIAQHTGADSASVLYDALEAAKARGTDVLIADTAGRLQNKANLMEELKKLVRVMKKLDPDAPHEVMLTLDAGTGQNAISQAKLFTEAVGVSGIVMTKLDGTAKGGVIFAVADQFAIPIRYIGVGESLEDLRPFVAKDFIAALFDRNVEASETTTAN, from the coding sequence ATGTCGATGTTTTCGCTGTTTAAAAAGAAGCGTGATAAAAAAGAGTCTGAAGTCGAAAAGCCAGAAGAAGAAACGGTTGTTGAGGATCAGCCTGATGGTGAACGGCAGGCCGAGCCGGAAGCGTGCGAGAAGGAACCAGCAAAAGAGCCCGAAAAAGCGCCTGAAGAGTTACCAAGCGCCGCAGAGGATTGCGCACAAGTGACGGCTGAGTCTCATGCTCAACAACCCGTGCCAGAAGAATCGGCAACAGAAGAGCCGAAGAAAGCCGAGACTCCGAAAGCAGAGCCCGTCGAAACAAAAACTCAGGAAAAAGGTCAAAAGAAAGGTTTTTGGGCTCGCTTAACGCAAGGGCTGCGTAAAACATCCGGCTCTATTGGCTCTGGTCTTATCGGCGTATTCCGCGGTAAGAAAATTGATGATGATCTGTTCGAAGAGCTCGAAACCCAGTTGCTTATGGCTGACTTAGGCGTCGCAACCACAACGAAAATTATCGACAACCTGACACAGCAAGCGGACCGTAAGCAACTAAAAGACGCTGAAGCACTTTACGAGTTGTTGCAAGAACAGCTAGCGGACATTTTAAAACCCGTCGACAAACCATTAGAAATTCCTAAATCTGACTCGCCATACGTCATTCTCATGACGGGTGTAAACGGCGTGGGTAAAACCACTACTATTGGTAAGTTAGCAAAACAATTCAAAGCCGAAGGTAAGTCCGTCATGCTGGCTGCCGGCGATACGTTCAGAGCTGCTGCGGTAGAACAATTGCAAGTCTGGGGCGAGCGCAATGACATACCGGTGATTGCTCAGCATACCGGTGCTGACAGTGCCTCCGTTTTATATGACGCTTTAGAAGCCGCGAAAGCACGTGGCACGGACGTCCTTATTGCCGATACGGCAGGCCGTTTGCAGAATAAAGCGAACTTAATGGAAGAGTTGAAAAAGTTAGTTCGAGTCATGAAAAAGCTTGATCCGGACGCGCCACACGAAGTAATGCTGACGCTAGACGCTGGCACGGGACAAAATGCTATTAGCCAGGCTAAGTTATTTACTGAAGCAGTGGGCGTTTCGGGCATTGTTATGACAAAGCTGGATGGTACCGCCAAAGGTGGTGTTATATTTGCGGTTGCAGACCAGTTTGCCATTCCAATTCGCTATATTGGTGTTGGCGAAAGCCTGGAAGATTTGCGCCCCTTTGTAGCGAAGGACTTTATTGCGGCGCTATTTGACCGTAATGTAGAGGCATCAGAAACCACAACGGCGAATTAA
- the rsmD gene encoding 16S rRNA (guanine(966)-N(2))-methyltransferase RsmD has translation MARKRAGKTRPIPATGDYRIIGGQWRGRRLPIADSPGLRPTTDRVRETLFNWLQWDIVDANVLDLFAGSGSLGFEASSRGATKVTLVESENKVSKQLNDNVSLLKASGMEVVTASALSWLKTPTGSRYDIVFIDPPFRQGLATSAIALLDEHSWLAPDSQVYLETEKEYELKLPQGWQLLKEKAHGQVCFRLLTKDIK, from the coding sequence GTGGCCAGAAAACGTGCGGGAAAGACCCGACCCATTCCAGCAACCGGCGACTACCGCATCATCGGTGGACAATGGCGCGGCAGGCGCTTGCCGATAGCCGACAGCCCCGGGTTACGTCCTACAACTGACCGAGTGCGTGAAACTCTATTTAACTGGCTACAGTGGGACATTGTCGATGCCAACGTGCTGGATTTATTTGCGGGCAGCGGCAGTTTAGGCTTTGAAGCAAGCTCGCGTGGTGCAACCAAGGTCACGCTTGTTGAGTCTGAGAATAAAGTCAGCAAACAACTGAATGACAATGTATCACTGTTAAAAGCTTCCGGTATGGAGGTTGTTACCGCTAGTGCACTCAGCTGGTTAAAGACGCCAACTGGCAGCCGCTATGACATTGTGTTTATTGATCCCCCATTTCGTCAGGGGCTCGCTACGTCAGCTATAGCTTTGCTCGATGAGCATTCATGGTTGGCGCCGGACAGCCAGGTGTATTTGGAAACTGAAAAGGAATACGAACTTAAGCTCCCCCAAGGTTGGCAGCTTTTAAAAGAGAAGGCACACGGCCAAGTGTGTTTTCGTTTACTGACAAAGGATATCAAATGA
- a CDS encoding DUF1145 domain-containing protein — protein sequence MNVIIIAGKIVFALIWLGLFAILGGATGELSSQSIGLLSVLLTVLVIMHLLLLGVFVATMKQHLPWKKGDSWQILAFGIFAWLSILQRPKQDQG from the coding sequence ATGAACGTTATTATTATTGCCGGAAAAATCGTGTTTGCACTTATCTGGCTGGGCCTATTTGCGATTTTAGGTGGTGCAACCGGTGAGTTGAGTAGTCAGTCGATAGGGCTTTTAAGTGTCTTGTTGACGGTTTTGGTCATTATGCACCTGCTGCTTCTGGGCGTATTCGTTGCCACCATGAAGCAGCATTTACCGTGGAAAAAAGGCGACAGTTGGCAAATTCTCGCGTTTGGTATTTTCGCCTGGTTGTCTATTCTTCAGCGTCCAAAGCAAGACCAAGGTTAG
- a CDS encoding YjaG family protein: MSQLNTFQRIRELPREQQIVLALYLCERMVPNYDFFHHLTGFGDSKSLHGSLNACWDWVVNPKKTKVNFARWQEKVDEQTPSEHGHDMLGVYPAMDACTAISTLLQGLLDDNSANLLDVAKISQASVAKFIELNDAEDVGTENLKEHVDNHELMEYEIAIQQAMLNFLEQQPVVNGALVKQLKMMLSDEGVSNLGLALDAEE, from the coding sequence GTGAGTCAACTTAATACGTTTCAACGTATTCGCGAGCTGCCTCGCGAACAGCAAATTGTTCTGGCGCTTTACTTGTGCGAGCGCATGGTGCCTAACTACGACTTTTTCCACCACCTTACTGGTTTTGGTGACAGCAAATCGCTGCACGGCTCTCTCAATGCGTGCTGGGACTGGGTGGTGAATCCTAAAAAAACCAAAGTGAATTTTGCCCGTTGGCAGGAAAAGGTCGACGAACAAACACCGAGCGAGCACGGACATGACATGTTGGGCGTATACCCCGCTATGGATGCTTGCACGGCAATAAGTACATTACTACAGGGCTTGCTGGACGATAACTCCGCCAATTTACTGGACGTTGCAAAAATATCGCAAGCCAGCGTGGCGAAATTTATTGAGTTAAATGACGCTGAGGACGTGGGCACTGAAAACTTAAAAGAGCACGTCGATAACCATGAGCTGATGGAGTATGAAATTGCCATTCAGCAGGCCATGCTCAACTTTCTTGAGCAACAGCCTGTGGTAAACGGCGCGTTAGTGAAGCAGCTGAAAATGATGCTCAGCGACGAGGGTGTGTCTAACCTTGGTCTTGCTTTGGACGCTGAAGAATAG
- a CDS encoding VOC family protein, giving the protein MSDTTNVRPFHLAIPVSSLDNARAFYGDVLGLSQGRSSDDWIDWNFFGHQFVTHVAPDVAGLKNHSGVDGHSVPVPHFGVVLLRDDWEALAERVKAAGIEFVIEPYIRFKGKPGEQGTMFFYDYCGNALEFKTFNDDSQIFAT; this is encoded by the coding sequence ATGTCAGACACCACCAACGTACGACCTTTTCATTTAGCCATTCCTGTTAGTTCGTTGGACAATGCCCGAGCGTTTTACGGTGATGTACTTGGGCTTTCTCAGGGTCGCAGCAGCGACGACTGGATAGACTGGAACTTCTTCGGTCACCAATTTGTCACTCACGTAGCACCCGACGTTGCAGGCTTAAAAAACCACAGCGGCGTTGACGGTCATTCTGTTCCCGTTCCTCACTTTGGCGTGGTACTATTGCGCGACGACTGGGAAGCATTGGCAGAGCGCGTTAAAGCGGCGGGTATCGAATTCGTTATCGAGCCTTACATTCGCTTTAAAGGCAAACCTGGCGAGCAGGGTACGATGTTCTTCTACGATTACTGCGGTAATGCGTTGGAATTCAAAACCTTTAACGACGACAGCCAAATCTTCGCAACCTAA
- a CDS encoding cystathionine gamma-synthase: MANEKTMKFATRAIHGGQSPEPVTGAVMPPIFTSSTYAQESPGQHKGFEYSRSHNPTRFAWERSVASLEGGKQGLAFASGMAATSTILELLDSGDHVVAMDDLYGGSFRLFDKVRGRSAGLKFSYVDLADLSEVEASIQDNTRMIWVETPSNPMLKLVDIEAIVKLAKKKNPDIIVVVDNTFATPFNQRPLEMGADMVMHSATKYLNGHSDMVGGIAVVGDNDDLVERMLFLQNSVGAVAGPFDSYLALRGVKTLALRMRHHNEAAMELAKWLEQHPKVEKVIYPGLESHPQHQLAKKQMQGFGGMISILLKGDLEAARKFLESVEVFALAESLGGVESLIEHPAIMTHASVPKENREKLGILDNFVRVSVGIEDLDDLKADLDKALNAF, translated from the coding sequence ATGGCAAATGAAAAAACAATGAAATTCGCGACGCGCGCCATTCACGGTGGGCAGTCTCCTGAGCCGGTAACAGGCGCGGTTATGCCGCCAATTTTCACCAGCTCAACTTACGCGCAGGAAAGCCCGGGTCAGCACAAAGGTTTTGAATATTCGCGTTCACACAACCCAACGCGTTTTGCCTGGGAGCGTTCCGTTGCCTCACTAGAAGGTGGTAAGCAGGGTCTGGCTTTCGCGTCAGGCATGGCGGCAACGTCAACTATTTTAGAGCTGCTGGACAGTGGCGACCATGTTGTTGCAATGGATGACCTATACGGCGGTAGCTTCCGCTTATTTGATAAAGTCCGTGGACGCTCTGCTGGTCTGAAATTCTCTTATGTCGACTTAGCAGACTTAAGTGAAGTCGAAGCCAGCATACAGGACAACACCCGCATGATCTGGGTGGAAACACCAAGCAACCCGATGCTGAAACTGGTCGACATTGAAGCGATTGTGAAGCTGGCGAAGAAAAAGAACCCGGATATTATTGTGGTGGTGGATAACACCTTTGCTACGCCGTTTAACCAGCGTCCGCTGGAAATGGGCGCAGATATGGTCATGCACTCGGCCACCAAATACCTTAACGGGCATTCTGATATGGTTGGTGGTATCGCAGTGGTTGGTGACAATGACGACTTAGTTGAACGCATGCTGTTTTTGCAAAACTCAGTAGGCGCGGTTGCTGGTCCGTTTGACTCTTACCTAGCGTTGCGCGGCGTGAAAACGCTGGCTTTGCGTATGCGTCACCACAACGAAGCGGCAATGGAATTAGCTAAGTGGCTTGAACAGCACCCGAAAGTAGAAAAAGTCATTTACCCGGGGCTTGAAAGCCACCCTCAGCACCAGTTGGCTAAAAAGCAAATGCAGGGCTTTGGCGGCATGATTTCTATTTTGCTGAAAGGTGATTTAGAAGCAGCACGCAAATTCCTGGAGTCGGTAGAAGTGTTCGCATTAGCGGAAAGCTTAGGCGGTGTCGAATCGTTAATTGAGCACCCGGCTATTATGACGCATGCGTCAGTACCGAAAGAAAACCGCGAGAAGTTAGGCATTCTGGATAACTTCGTACGTGTATCGGTGGGTATTGAAGATCTGGATGATCTGAAAGCCGATTTAGACAAGGCGCTAAACGCATTTTAA
- a CDS encoding PLP-dependent cysteine synthase family protein — MKVFNTVLEMVGNTPMVKVTNMDTGPCELYLKLELQNPGGSIKDRIAVEMIEQAEKQGKLKPGDTIIEATAGNTGLGLALVASSKGYPLKIVMPDKMSQEKVNNLRAMGAEVVQTRSDVQKGHPEYYQDMAARMAEENGYYYVNQFENPANVDAHYKTTGPEIWQQMDGKLDAFVCGVGSGGTLTGIGRYLREQNSDVDLVLADPEGSILEPLVNRNEEVEAGSWLAEGIGEDFVPKICDIKLANSAFAISDKEGLTTARKLLEKEGVMVGSSSGYLIAAALRYCQQQTEPKRVVTLACDTGNRYLSKLFNDDWMRSQNLL, encoded by the coding sequence ATGAAAGTTTTTAATACTGTACTGGAAATGGTCGGCAATACGCCAATGGTGAAAGTAACCAATATGGACACCGGCCCGTGCGAGCTGTATTTGAAATTAGAGCTGCAGAATCCGGGCGGCTCTATTAAAGACCGTATTGCTGTGGAAATGATTGAGCAAGCGGAAAAACAAGGCAAGTTAAAGCCGGGCGATACCATTATTGAAGCAACCGCAGGTAACACTGGGTTAGGCTTAGCGCTAGTTGCGTCAAGCAAAGGTTATCCGCTGAAAATTGTTATGCCGGATAAAATGAGTCAGGAAAAAGTAAATAACTTACGGGCGATGGGTGCCGAAGTTGTACAGACTCGTTCCGACGTGCAAAAAGGTCACCCTGAATATTATCAGGACATGGCAGCGCGCATGGCGGAAGAAAACGGTTACTACTATGTGAACCAGTTTGAGAACCCGGCAAACGTCGATGCGCATTACAAAACCACCGGACCTGAAATTTGGCAGCAAATGGATGGCAAGTTAGATGCCTTTGTCTGTGGTGTTGGTTCGGGTGGTACGTTGACAGGCATTGGTCGTTATTTGCGTGAGCAGAACAGTGACGTCGATCTGGTACTGGCTGATCCGGAAGGCTCTATTCTGGAGCCACTGGTGAACCGCAACGAAGAAGTGGAAGCAGGCAGCTGGCTGGCAGAAGGTATCGGTGAGGACTTTGTGCCGAAAATTTGTGACATCAAATTGGCGAATTCCGCATTTGCTATATCGGACAAAGAAGGTCTGACAACGGCTCGTAAATTACTGGAAAAAGAAGGCGTTATGGTGGGCTCTTCAAGTGGCTACTTAATTGCTGCAGCGCTGCGCTATTGCCAACAACAAACCGAACCAAAGCGCGTTGTGACTTTAGCTTGTGATACGGGTAACCGTTACTTGTCGAAGCTGTTCAACGACGACTGGATGCGTTCTCAGAACCTGCTGTAA
- the ltaE gene encoding low-specificity L-threonine aldolase, protein MLDLRSDTVTLPSAAMRATIAGANVGDDVYGEDPSINALEKRVAELLGKEDALLCSSGTQSNLLGIMSHCRNGEEYIVGQEYHTYRYEAGGAAVLGSVVPQTIEVEVDGTLSLETIKQRIKPDDPHFPITRLLAFENTHAGQLIDQAYFDKARILADHNGLSMHLDGARLPNAAIASGRSMTELAASFDSVSLCCSKGLGAPVGSLLAGSEELIARARRWRKMVGGGMRQAGFVAVAIDYALTHQFERIQDDHDNAEWLFEQLSELLANTEAKVRYSGTNMTFVDLSESMNADGLRELMAQHDIKLPGGQKLRLVCHLDVSRKQLERFIELFKQWLNDGR, encoded by the coding sequence ATGCTGGACTTACGCAGTGATACCGTTACCCTTCCAAGCGCCGCTATGCGTGCCACTATAGCCGGCGCAAATGTTGGCGATGATGTTTATGGCGAAGACCCTTCCATTAATGCGCTGGAAAAGCGTGTTGCCGAATTACTGGGTAAAGAAGATGCCCTGCTGTGCAGTTCTGGTACGCAAAGCAACTTGCTGGGTATCATGAGTCATTGCCGAAATGGCGAAGAATACATAGTTGGTCAGGAATATCACACTTATCGTTATGAAGCTGGCGGTGCAGCGGTGTTAGGCAGTGTGGTACCACAAACCATTGAGGTCGAGGTTGATGGTACATTGTCGTTGGAGACCATTAAGCAGCGCATAAAACCAGACGACCCGCACTTTCCTATTACACGCTTGCTGGCATTTGAAAACACCCACGCCGGTCAGCTCATTGATCAGGCTTACTTCGATAAAGCTCGAATTTTGGCGGACCATAACGGTTTGTCGATGCATTTAGACGGGGCGCGTTTACCCAACGCCGCTATTGCCAGCGGTCGCAGTATGACTGAACTTGCTGCATCTTTCGACAGTGTGTCTCTGTGTTGCTCAAAAGGGTTAGGCGCTCCTGTCGGTTCGTTGCTGGCCGGTTCAGAAGAGCTGATTGCGCGTGCCCGTCGTTGGCGCAAAATGGTCGGCGGCGGTATGCGCCAGGCAGGGTTTGTTGCTGTGGCTATTGATTACGCATTAACGCATCAGTTTGAGCGCATTCAGGACGACCATGACAATGCAGAGTGGCTGTTCGAGCAGCTTTCTGAGTTGCTGGCAAACACCGAGGCTAAAGTTCGCTATTCCGGTACAAACATGACCTTTGTTGATTTGTCTGAGTCGATGAATGCAGACGGCTTACGAGAGCTTATGGCGCAACATGACATAAAGCTGCCCGGCGGCCAGAAACTCCGCCTTGTCTGCCACTTAGATGTTAGCCGTAAACAGTTGGAGCGCTTCATTGAATTGTTTAAACAGTGGCTGAACGACGGACGCTGA
- a CDS encoding YifB family Mg chelatase-like AAA ATPase translates to MALARVYTRALIGIHAPEIRVEVDLARGMPGFTMVGMPATTVKEARDRVKTALMNAGFEYPPATRITVNLAPADIPKTGARYDLAIAVGILAASGQIPDTILEQAEFYGELALTGELRAVNGLIPALLACREKKRQAFVPIANQQEAGLVREQKSWLAADLVSVYEHLHEHQVLRESKPIDWGQQDSVSAGDLADVVGQEQAKRALLLSAAGKHHLLFVGPPGTGKTMLAQRLSGLLPSLTEKEAMEIAAVKSVCFDYHGTEALTQREVRSPHHTCTAAALVGGGSGSGSGHSIRPGEISLGNNGLVFLDELPEFSRHVLDCLREPLESGEVTISRAGHSVKFPANFQLVCALNPSPCGQFDGSLANCRSTPDQILKYLNKLSGPLLDRIDIQVMVPRETESMRLNGDVKRSNQMTTVQAKALVEKARQRQLKRQGCLNSELKSKALKQACSLSEQSETFLAKAAEKMKLSHRAYHRTLRLARTIADLAESDTIEQQHLAEALNYRALDRLIDQVQSL, encoded by the coding sequence ATGGCATTAGCGCGAGTTTATACCCGGGCCTTGATAGGCATTCATGCACCGGAAATTCGGGTTGAGGTTGATCTGGCAAGGGGAATGCCAGGATTTACTATGGTGGGTATGCCGGCTACCACGGTTAAGGAAGCGCGAGATCGGGTCAAAACTGCCTTAATGAACGCGGGCTTTGAATATCCGCCGGCAACACGTATTACGGTGAATTTAGCACCGGCCGATATACCCAAAACCGGTGCTCGGTATGACCTAGCCATAGCGGTGGGTATATTGGCTGCATCAGGGCAAATACCCGACACGATTTTAGAGCAGGCGGAATTTTACGGGGAATTGGCCTTAACCGGTGAACTGCGTGCTGTGAACGGACTCATTCCAGCACTGTTAGCCTGTCGTGAGAAAAAGCGTCAGGCGTTTGTGCCAATTGCTAATCAGCAGGAAGCGGGATTAGTTCGTGAGCAAAAAAGTTGGTTAGCTGCTGACTTGGTCAGTGTGTACGAGCATTTACATGAACATCAGGTGCTTCGAGAATCCAAGCCAATAGACTGGGGGCAGCAGGACTCGGTTAGTGCGGGTGATTTAGCTGATGTGGTCGGGCAAGAGCAGGCAAAACGCGCTTTGTTATTATCCGCTGCGGGCAAGCATCATTTATTGTTCGTTGGGCCGCCGGGTACGGGTAAAACTATGCTGGCGCAACGCTTGAGTGGGCTATTGCCATCATTGACTGAGAAGGAGGCGATGGAAATAGCCGCGGTGAAATCGGTGTGTTTTGACTATCATGGTACGGAGGCATTGACGCAGCGTGAAGTTAGATCGCCTCATCATACATGCACTGCGGCGGCTCTAGTTGGAGGTGGTAGCGGATCTGGATCAGGTCATTCAATACGTCCGGGAGAAATATCATTAGGAAATAATGGCTTAGTATTCCTAGATGAGCTTCCCGAGTTTAGTCGGCACGTGTTGGACTGTCTGCGCGAGCCACTTGAAAGTGGTGAGGTTACTATTAGCCGAGCGGGGCATAGCGTCAAGTTTCCAGCCAACTTCCAGCTTGTTTGTGCATTGAACCCTTCTCCCTGTGGTCAGTTCGACGGCTCGTTAGCCAATTGCCGCTCGACACCCGACCAAATTCTTAAGTACTTGAATAAGCTGTCGGGTCCACTTTTGGACCGTATCGACATTCAGGTCATGGTGCCGCGAGAGACGGAATCCATGCGTTTGAATGGTGACGTTAAGCGCAGTAACCAAATGACGACAGTTCAAGCAAAAGCCTTAGTCGAGAAAGCCCGGCAGCGCCAATTAAAACGACAGGGTTGTTTAAACAGTGAGCTCAAATCTAAAGCTTTGAAGCAGGCGTGCTCTTTGTCTGAACAAAGCGAAACTTTTTTAGCCAAGGCTGCTGAAAAAATGAAACTGTCACACCGGGCCTATCACCGAACCCTTCGCCTAGCCCGAACCATCGCCGACTTAGCGGAAAGCGACACTATAGAACAGCAGCATTTAGCCGAAGCCCTCAATTACCGAGCTCTCGACAGACTCATAGACCAAGTACAGAGTTTGTAG
- a CDS encoding protein-disulfide reductase DsbD family protein, whose amino-acid sequence MNKILPLWLVSLIATLLLYSAQSLAETPSTGWLSHEDHPPVSVKLELTGHYEAERNLLPALLHVELDGDWKTYWRSPGEGGIPPTFDWSQSDNIDHIEWHWPVPSRYSIQGIDTVGYQGALIFPLMIQLSPDARQAHISGTLTMSSCTTVCVLTDYPIDLQVNLDTLTVDSDRAFAFNQAMGKVPREYDSNNVKQAIWSDANQRVQLTIERDNGWQDPQLFMHSNDDALADAEFSSPDIQVEGNTLTADIEVSHWLELPDLSDSELTATVSDENFAAEYKVQLTAGTIANNTPPLWAILLMALAGGLILNIMPCVLPVLGLKVQSLMLSGAQQPRVVRQHFFASSLGIISSFLVIALGLMVLRWSGSSVGWGIQFQNPYFIAALVATTWVFALNLMGAFEFKLPPSLSTSAAATGDNSYKGHFLQGMLATLLATPCTAPFLGTAVAFALAAESSVILLIFAALGVGMALPWLLIAVFPKTAKLLPKPGRWMQWVKPIFAIMMLATSVWLTTLLKNFISNELFLALTVGLSILTLIIIGKVHGRKVLFLSIGGFLVLAAVVGITLILTAERWVNKLPQDHQWQPLTQERVNEAVANGKTVFVDVTADWCITCQANKVGVLLQDPVFTALGQEHVTRLRGDWTKANESITQYLKANNTFGVPFNKVYGPGAPDGISLPVVLSKDKVMDALEDARE is encoded by the coding sequence ATGAATAAAATTTTACCGTTATGGCTCGTATCGCTTATTGCTACGCTGCTGCTTTATAGCGCACAAAGCTTAGCGGAAACACCGTCTACTGGCTGGCTCAGTCATGAAGACCATCCGCCGGTATCGGTGAAGCTAGAACTTACCGGCCACTATGAGGCTGAGCGGAATCTACTACCTGCCCTGCTGCATGTTGAGCTGGACGGGGACTGGAAAACCTACTGGCGCTCACCGGGTGAAGGTGGCATACCGCCAACCTTTGACTGGTCTCAGTCAGATAACATTGACCATATTGAATGGCACTGGCCAGTTCCGTCACGCTACAGCATTCAGGGTATTGATACCGTTGGGTATCAGGGGGCGTTGATCTTTCCGTTAATGATACAACTGAGCCCGGATGCCAGGCAGGCGCACATTAGCGGTACGCTGACTATGTCGTCCTGTACCACCGTTTGTGTGTTAACGGACTACCCAATTGACTTGCAAGTTAACCTGGACACCCTGACCGTCGACAGTGATCGTGCCTTTGCCTTTAATCAGGCCATGGGCAAAGTGCCCAGAGAATACGACAGCAATAATGTGAAGCAGGCTATTTGGTCCGACGCCAACCAGCGCGTTCAACTGACCATAGAGCGTGACAACGGCTGGCAAGATCCTCAACTGTTTATGCACAGCAACGACGACGCTCTGGCTGATGCAGAGTTTTCATCACCGGATATTCAGGTGGAAGGAAATACGCTAACGGCAGATATTGAGGTCAGTCACTGGCTTGAGTTGCCGGACTTGAGCGATTCAGAACTTACCGCGACGGTCAGTGACGAGAATTTCGCCGCCGAATATAAGGTCCAGCTAACCGCAGGCACCATTGCTAATAACACACCGCCGCTGTGGGCCATTTTACTTATGGCGTTAGCGGGTGGGCTTATTTTGAACATTATGCCCTGTGTGTTGCCGGTATTAGGCCTGAAAGTTCAAAGCCTGATGCTTTCAGGAGCACAACAACCCCGCGTGGTGCGTCAGCATTTTTTCGCCTCGTCACTGGGCATTATCAGCTCGTTTCTGGTCATTGCTTTAGGGCTTATGGTGCTTCGCTGGTCGGGTAGTTCTGTCGGCTGGGGTATTCAATTTCAGAACCCTTACTTCATTGCTGCATTAGTAGCTACTACCTGGGTATTCGCACTGAACTTAATGGGCGCCTTTGAGTTTAAATTGCCGCCCTCTTTAAGCACCAGTGCTGCAGCTACCGGCGATAACAGCTACAAAGGGCACTTCCTGCAAGGCATGCTGGCCACCTTACTGGCAACACCTTGTACAGCACCTTTCTTGGGGACCGCGGTGGCCTTTGCATTAGCTGCTGAGTCATCGGTTATTCTGCTGATTTTTGCCGCTCTTGGAGTTGGTATGGCGCTGCCCTGGTTACTTATAGCCGTGTTCCCGAAAACCGCCAAGTTACTGCCCAAACCCGGTCGCTGGATGCAATGGGTGAAACCCATTTTCGCCATTATGATGCTGGCAACCTCTGTCTGGCTGACAACCTTGCTGAAAAACTTTATCAGCAACGAGTTATTCCTGGCGCTAACGGTCGGTTTGTCGATTCTGACATTGATTATTATCGGTAAAGTGCATGGCCGCAAGGTGCTGTTTTTATCTATTGGTGGCTTTTTAGTATTAGCTGCCGTTGTCGGTATCACGTTAATTCTTACCGCTGAACGATGGGTCAACAAACTGCCGCAGGATCACCAATGGCAACCGTTAACGCAAGAGCGTGTTAATGAAGCCGTCGCCAATGGAAAAACCGTATTTGTCGATGTGACCGCGGACTGGTGTATCACCTGCCAGGCCAATAAAGTGGGCGTATTACTGCAAGACCCGGTATTCACTGCCTTGGGTCAGGAGCATGTCACCCGCCTACGTGGCGACTGGACCAAAGCCAACGAGAGCATTACCCAATACCTGAAAGCCAACAACACCTTTGGTGTGCCCTTTAACAAAGTTTATGGACCCGGCGCTCCGGACGGCATAAGCCTGCCCGTAGTGCTCAGTAAAGACAAAGTCATGGACGCGCTGGAGGATGCCCGTGAGTAA